A genome region from Blautia coccoides includes the following:
- a CDS encoding beta-mannosidase, whose amino-acid sequence MKIQSLNTCSGTPQRDTAFGQSQEQVHIQEETAWQMRCLGDTAWIDAQVPGTVYTDLLRNGRIDDPFWKDNEDRICALMEKDYEYQCRFTLLPGMLDNQRVVLHFDGLDTLADIYVNQIHAGKAFNMHRIWEFDVKDILHEEENEMRIIFRSPLKYIAEAYKKYGNIGNDDTYEGFMHLRKAHYMFGWDWGAHLPDAGIFRQISLLGIREARIDSVYIQQSHTEGRVRLSFQVEPQWSEFTYTVRITEPGGRTWTLDNSPKELVIESPKLWWVNNLGGQPLYDVQVTLFCQGRVLDVWEKKIGLRQVTMHREKDKWGESFAHELNGRCIFAMGADYIPEDHLLGRTGREKTRKLLEACREANFNVIRVWGGGCYPEDWFYDLCDEMGFLVWQDFMFACSVYELTPEFEANIRREFADNIKRIRHHASLGLWCGNNEMEMFVDERCWVTKPSEVRDYLFMYERIIPEVLAKYDPQTFYWPASPSSGGSFDNPNDPDRGDVHYWKVWHGNRPFSEYRKHFFRYASEFGFQAFPFKKTLEQITDDPDDFNIFSYVMEKHQRNYGANGKIMNYLQQTYRYPTEFTTLLYASQLLQADAIRYGVEHFRRNRGRCMGAVYWQLNDCWPVVSWSSIDYGGRWKALHYYAKRFFAPVMISCQEEGWMTREANMNRQHFTFEKSIRLNVTNETLKDRQIRVCWQLRDRKARVLRREDQVITVPALTSVWLDKTEFPKVDVFQEYVSFQAIEADHEMPEKEGRAKVLSEGTVIFSYPKYFKYEDPNLTWEKEGNIIRVSASAYAKSVEILNEEEDLVLSDNYFDLNGDTKEVEILSGNADTLRLRSVYDIR is encoded by the coding sequence ATGAAAATACAGAGTTTAAATACCTGCAGCGGCACCCCGCAGCGGGACACAGCTTTCGGGCAGAGTCAGGAACAGGTGCATATACAAGAGGAAACAGCCTGGCAGATGCGTTGTCTGGGTGATACCGCATGGATAGATGCCCAAGTGCCTGGCACGGTCTATACGGACCTGCTCAGGAACGGACGGATAGATGACCCATTCTGGAAAGATAATGAGGACCGCATCTGTGCGCTTATGGAAAAAGATTATGAATACCAATGCCGTTTTACATTACTTCCGGGAATGCTGGATAACCAGAGAGTTGTCCTTCACTTTGACGGACTGGATACCCTTGCTGATATTTATGTAAATCAAATACATGCAGGAAAAGCATTTAATATGCACCGCATCTGGGAATTCGATGTGAAGGATATCCTGCATGAAGAGGAAAATGAGATGCGGATCATATTCCGTTCTCCTCTGAAATACATTGCCGAAGCCTATAAAAAATATGGAAACATCGGAAATGACGACACTTATGAGGGCTTTATGCATCTCAGAAAAGCCCACTATATGTTTGGCTGGGACTGGGGCGCACACCTTCCCGACGCAGGTATATTCCGTCAGATTTCCCTTCTGGGTATCCGTGAAGCCAGGATTGACAGCGTATACATACAGCAGAGCCACACAGAGGGAAGGGTCCGCCTTTCTTTTCAGGTAGAGCCTCAATGGTCTGAATTCACATACACAGTCAGGATCACAGAACCGGGCGGCAGAACCTGGACACTGGATAATTCCCCAAAAGAGCTGGTCATTGAAAGCCCGAAACTGTGGTGGGTCAACAACCTGGGCGGTCAGCCCCTCTATGATGTGCAGGTTACACTGTTCTGTCAGGGGAGGGTGTTAGATGTCTGGGAAAAGAAGATAGGCCTGCGGCAGGTGACGATGCACCGGGAGAAAGATAAGTGGGGAGAGAGCTTTGCCCATGAATTAAACGGAAGATGTATATTTGCCATGGGAGCGGATTACATTCCCGAGGATCACCTTCTGGGAAGGACCGGCAGGGAAAAGACAAGAAAGCTGCTGGAAGCCTGCCGGGAGGCCAATTTTAATGTGATCCGCGTCTGGGGCGGAGGCTGTTATCCGGAGGACTGGTTTTACGATCTGTGTGATGAGATGGGATTTCTGGTATGGCAGGACTTTATGTTTGCCTGTTCCGTGTATGAACTGACGCCTGAGTTTGAGGCTAATATCCGCAGGGAATTTGCGGACAATATAAAAAGGATCCGGCATCACGCATCCCTTGGCCTGTGGTGCGGCAATAATGAGATGGAGATGTTTGTGGATGAGAGATGCTGGGTGACAAAACCCTCGGAGGTGAGGGATTACCTGTTCATGTATGAGCGCATCATTCCTGAGGTTTTGGCAAAATACGACCCGCAGACCTTTTACTGGCCTGCCAGTCCCTCATCAGGAGGTTCTTTTGACAATCCCAATGATCCTGACAGAGGAGACGTGCATTACTGGAAGGTCTGGCACGGAAACCGTCCTTTTTCTGAGTACAGGAAGCATTTTTTCCGTTATGCTTCTGAATTCGGGTTTCAGGCATTTCCATTTAAAAAGACCCTGGAACAGATTACGGATGACCCGGACGACTTTAATATCTTCTCCTATGTGATGGAAAAACACCAGAGAAATTACGGGGCTAACGGAAAGATCATGAACTATCTTCAGCAGACCTACCGCTATCCAACGGAATTTACCACACTTCTATATGCGTCACAGCTTTTGCAGGCAGATGCCATCCGCTATGGGGTGGAGCATTTCAGGAGAAACCGGGGAAGATGTATGGGGGCTGTGTACTGGCAGTTAAATGACTGCTGGCCTGTGGTGTCCTGGTCCTCTATCGATTACGGCGGCAGATGGAAAGCACTTCATTATTATGCGAAACGCTTTTTTGCCCCGGTGATGATCTCCTGTCAGGAAGAGGGATGGATGACCCGGGAGGCCAACATGAACAGGCAGCATTTTACATTTGAAAAATCTATCCGTTTGAATGTGACAAATGAAACCTTAAAAGACAGACAAATAAGGGTATGCTGGCAGCTTCGTGACAGGAAGGCAAGGGTACTGCGCAGGGAAGATCAGGTGATCACGGTGCCTGCCCTCACTTCCGTTTGGCTGGACAAGACAGAGTTTCCTAAGGTGGATGTCTTTCAGGAATACGTCAGCTTCCAGGCCATAGAAGCGGACCATGAGATGCCGGAAAAGGAAGGCAGAGCAAAGGTTTTGTCAGAGGGTACAGTCATATTCTCTTATCCAAAGTATTTCAAGTATGAGGATCCCAATCTCACCTGGGAGAAAGAGGGAAATATTATCAGAGTTTCAGCCTCTGCCTATGCGAAAAGTGTGGAAATCCTCAATGAAGAGGAGGATCTTGTCCTCTCAGACAATTATTTTGATCTGAATGGTGACACGAAGGAAGTGGAAATCCTATCCGGAAATGCGGACACACTCAGACTCCGCAGTGTGTATGATATCCGGTAA
- a CDS encoding GTP pyrophosphokinase: MTNEQYYDLIVPYQDALNLLKARLDVLNHSMYGSASHPIHNIQSRIKQKQSIEEKLERMELSASFTNAKENLQDIAGARVICYFERDVELLAEQLKKQNDLILIKEKDYIANPKKNGYRSYHMVLGIQVCTIDSTEYYPVEVQIRTIGMDFWASMEHRVCYKQEREDKAEVQKELLRYAKILKEIEEGFEQYNDRR; encoded by the coding sequence ATGACTAATGAACAATACTATGATTTAATTGTTCCCTATCAGGATGCGCTTAACCTTTTAAAGGCCAGGCTGGATGTGCTGAACCATTCCATGTATGGCAGTGCGTCCCATCCGATTCACAATATCCAGTCCAGAATCAAGCAGAAACAGAGTATTGAGGAGAAGCTGGAGCGCATGGAACTCAGCGCCAGTTTTACAAATGCCAAGGAGAACCTTCAGGATATTGCAGGTGCCAGGGTAATCTGTTATTTTGAGAGAGATGTGGAACTGCTTGCCGAGCAGCTTAAAAAGCAAAATGATCTCATATTGATCAAAGAAAAAGACTACATTGCCAATCCGAAAAAGAACGGATACCGGAGCTATCACATGGTTCTGGGCATTCAGGTCTGCACTATTGACAGCACGGAATACTATCCCGTTGAGGTACAGATCAGAACCATCGGAATGGACTTCTGGGCCAGTATGGAGCACAGGGTATGCTATAAGCAGGAGCGTGAAGACAAAGCAGAGGTTCAGAAAGAACTTCTGAGATACGCAAAAATTTTAAAAGAGATCGAAGAGGGATTTGAGCAGTACAACGACAGGCGCTGA
- a CDS encoding SpoVA/SpoVAEb family sporulation membrane protein: MEAEKRMVRVMATAAEQEKQKKAKEYEKYVKQVTPTHSLFKNMCRAFICGGAICVLGQGIMNFCMSQGLDKEISGGWTSLILVLLSVLFTGFNIYPKIAKWGGAGTLVPITGFANSVAAPAIEYQKEGQVFGIGCKIFIIAGPVILYGILTSAVLGAVYYVLKLWGMVG, from the coding sequence ATGGAAGCAGAAAAAAGGATGGTGAGAGTTATGGCAACTGCGGCGGAGCAGGAAAAACAGAAAAAGGCCAAAGAATACGAAAAATACGTCAAACAGGTGACACCCACCCACAGCCTCTTTAAAAACATGTGCCGTGCTTTTATTTGCGGCGGCGCGATCTGTGTGCTGGGACAGGGAATCATGAATTTCTGTATGAGCCAGGGACTGGACAAGGAGATCAGCGGAGGCTGGACTTCCCTGATCCTGGTGCTCTTGAGCGTGCTTTTTACAGGATTTAATATTTATCCTAAGATCGCGAAATGGGGCGGTGCCGGTACATTAGTGCCGATCACAGGCTTTGCCAATTCTGTGGCGGCGCCGGCTATTGAATATCAGAAAGAGGGACAGGTGTTCGGAATTGGCTGTAAAATCTTTATCATAGCAGGTCCGGTGATCCTTTATGGTATTCTGACCTCTGCGGTTTTGGGTGCTGTCTATTATGTTCTGAAATTATGGGGGATGGTGGGATGA
- a CDS encoding stage V sporulation protein AD: protein MTEVRKQTVGKQSIQFEHAVHILSGASIVGKKEGEGPLGKYFDVVGKEDGMFGCQSWEEAESVLQKEAVSMAIGKAELEKWQIRTIYVGDLLAQTIASSFGILGFDTPVYGLYGACATMGEALSLSSMAVAAGYGDYVVAVTSSHFGSAEKEFRFPLGYGNQRPLSATWTVTGSGACVLGTNGGKARITGITTGKIIDFGLKDSLNMGACMAPAACDTIYQNMMDFNRMPEDYDRIITGDLGEIGQHILFDMLKEKGFDIEKQHMDCGIEIYDKESQDTHAGGSGCGCSAVTFASYILPKIEKGEWKRVLFVPTGALLSKVSYNEGQSVPGIAQAVVVEHC from the coding sequence ATGACAGAAGTGAGAAAACAGACAGTGGGGAAACAGAGCATCCAGTTTGAACACGCAGTTCATATTCTAAGCGGAGCCTCCATTGTGGGAAAAAAGGAGGGCGAAGGCCCTCTCGGAAAATATTTTGATGTGGTTGGCAAAGAGGACGGCATGTTCGGATGCCAGTCCTGGGAGGAGGCGGAGAGCGTTCTTCAAAAAGAGGCAGTCAGCATGGCAATCGGAAAGGCAGAACTGGAGAAGTGGCAGATACGTACTATTTATGTAGGTGACCTTCTGGCACAGACCATTGCTTCTTCTTTTGGCATATTGGGGTTTGACACCCCTGTGTATGGTCTGTACGGAGCCTGTGCCACCATGGGTGAAGCGCTCTCACTGTCCTCCATGGCCGTAGCTGCGGGATATGGCGACTATGTGGTGGCAGTCACCTCCAGTCATTTCGGCAGCGCGGAGAAAGAGTTCCGTTTTCCCCTGGGATACGGAAACCAGCGTCCCCTGTCCGCCACCTGGACTGTGACGGGAAGCGGGGCTTGTGTATTGGGCACAAACGGCGGAAAGGCCAGGATCACAGGTATTACCACAGGGAAGATCATTGATTTCGGACTCAAGGATTCCCTGAACATGGGGGCATGTATGGCACCTGCGGCCTGTGATACCATCTACCAGAATATGATGGACTTTAACCGTATGCCGGAGGACTACGACAGGATCATCACAGGTGACCTTGGTGAGATCGGGCAGCATATCCTCTTTGACATGCTGAAGGAAAAGGGATTTGATATTGAAAAACAGCACATGGACTGCGGTATTGAAATCTACGACAAGGAGTCCCAGGACACTCACGCAGGCGGAAGCGGCTGCGGCTGTTCAGCAGTGACTTTTGCTTCCTATATCCTTCCGAAGATTGAGAAGGGAGAGTGGAAACGCGTTCTTTTTGTCCCTACAGGAGCACTCTTGTCAAAGGTCAGCTACAATGAGGGGCAAAGTGTGCCTGGAATCGCCCAGGCTGTTGTTGTGGAGCATTGTTAA
- the spoVAE gene encoding stage V sporulation protein AE produces the protein MDYINAFWVGGLICALVQILLDKTKLLPGRVMVILVCTGAVLGSVGIYEKLMDFAGAGASVPLLGFGNLLWKGVKKAIGEQGFIGIFMGGFTSSAVGISAALIFAYLASIIFKPKMKN, from the coding sequence ATGGATTATATCAATGCATTTTGGGTCGGAGGACTGATCTGTGCTCTGGTTCAGATACTTTTAGACAAGACGAAACTGCTGCCGGGCCGTGTCATGGTAATTCTGGTATGTACCGGAGCTGTGCTGGGTTCAGTGGGGATTTATGAAAAGCTCATGGATTTTGCAGGTGCAGGTGCCAGTGTTCCCCTTCTGGGATTCGGCAACCTTCTCTGGAAAGGTGTAAAAAAGGCCATCGGAGAGCAGGGATTCATAGGAATCTTCATGGGAGGATTTACCTCCAGTGCCGTAGGAATCTCCGCAGCCCTGATCTTCGCCTATCTGGCCAGCATTATTTTTAAGCCAAAGATGAAAAACTAG
- a CDS encoding tRNA threonylcarbamoyladenosine dehydratase, producing MLHAFSRSEGLIGKEGLEILADSKVAVFGLGGVGSYVVEALARAGVGNLILVDHDEVAVTNLNRQLVALRSTIGRKKVQVAKERIADINEDAVVHTYETFFSAETASLFDFSGYDYIVDAVDTVSAKILLIEKAKACNKPVISCMGTGNKLDPSCFQIADIAKTSVCPLAKVMRTELKKRKIKKVKVLFSTEIAPKEKKRRMGLKEEKVQTEETRPSTGRPVPSSISFVPGVAGLMIAGEVVKDLIGMRQKTDRK from the coding sequence ATGCTGCATGCATTTTCCCGTTCGGAAGGATTAATTGGAAAAGAGGGGCTGGAGATTCTTGCCGATTCCAAGGTCGCAGTGTTTGGCCTGGGCGGCGTGGGGTCCTATGTGGTGGAGGCTCTGGCGAGAGCCGGTGTGGGAAACCTGATTCTGGTTGACCACGATGAGGTTGCAGTGACGAACCTGAACAGACAACTGGTAGCGCTTCGTTCTACTATCGGAAGGAAAAAAGTACAGGTTGCCAAAGAGCGTATTGCCGATATCAATGAGGATGCAGTGGTTCACACCTATGAGACTTTTTTTTCGGCTGAGACAGCCAGTTTATTTGATTTTTCCGGCTATGACTATATAGTAGACGCAGTGGACACTGTTTCTGCCAAGATCCTTCTCATTGAGAAGGCAAAAGCCTGCAATAAGCCGGTCATATCCTGTATGGGAACCGGTAATAAACTGGATCCGTCCTGCTTTCAAATTGCGGATATTGCGAAAACCAGTGTGTGCCCTCTGGCAAAGGTCATGCGCACAGAACTGAAAAAGAGAAAAATAAAAAAGGTTAAGGTGCTTTTTTCCACGGAAATAGCGCCCAAAGAAAAAAAACGCCGGATGGGCCTGAAAGAAGAAAAGGTGCAGACGGAAGAGACCAGGCCGTCAACAGGCAGGCCTGTGCCCTCCAGCATTTCCTTTGTTCCCGGAGTTGCCGGGCTGATGATCGCCGGAGAGGTAGTAAAAGATTTAATCGGGATGAGACAGAAGACAGACAGAAAATAA
- the murB gene encoding UDP-N-acetylmuramate dehydrogenase, translating into MNKKIENEFCQCLGSDNVNVYEPMKKHTTFRIGGPAEYYLRPHSVDELRKILHICKRENLPFFILGNGSNLLVSDKGYQGVVIQLWKNMSDIEVDAHVIRAKAGALLSKIAVVALDNSLAGFAFASGIPGTLGGAVVMNAGAYGGEMKDVLEEVTVMDAEGNVICLKRGELNLGYRTSIVKEKGYIVLEAVIRLKKGEASHIKEQMDDFKERRTSKQPLDMPSAGSTFKRPEGYFAGKLIMDTGLRGFRVGGAQISEKHCGFVVNTGDATAEDVKNLIEEVQKRVREKFGVTLEPEVKFLGEF; encoded by the coding sequence GTGAATAAAAAAATAGAAAATGAGTTTTGTCAGTGTCTGGGCAGTGACAATGTCAATGTCTATGAACCAATGAAGAAGCATACCACATTCCGCATCGGAGGACCTGCGGAATATTACCTGCGCCCTCACAGCGTGGATGAACTGCGGAAGATTTTACATATCTGCAAGAGAGAGAATCTGCCGTTTTTCATTTTAGGCAATGGCAGCAATCTGCTTGTGAGCGATAAAGGATATCAAGGTGTTGTTATTCAGCTCTGGAAGAATATGAGTGATATAGAGGTGGATGCCCATGTTATTCGGGCAAAAGCGGGAGCGCTCCTCTCTAAGATCGCAGTGGTAGCCCTGGATAACAGTCTGGCCGGGTTTGCCTTTGCCAGTGGTATTCCGGGAACCTTAGGAGGTGCTGTGGTCATGAACGCAGGCGCTTACGGGGGAGAGATGAAGGATGTTCTGGAGGAAGTCACTGTCATGGACGCGGAAGGCAATGTAATATGCCTGAAGCGGGGGGAACTGAATCTGGGATACCGGACAAGTATTGTAAAAGAAAAAGGTTATATTGTGCTGGAGGCAGTGATCAGGCTGAAAAAAGGCGAGGCATCCCATATCAAGGAACAGATGGATGATTTTAAAGAGAGGCGCACCAGCAAGCAGCCCTTGGATATGCCAAGCGCAGGCAGTACGTTCAAGCGGCCGGAAGGATATTTTGCAGGTAAACTGATCATGGATACGGGCCTTCGCGGTTTTCGGGTAGGTGGAGCGCAGATTTCAGAGAAGCACTGCGGTTTTGTTGTCAATACCGGAGATGCCACGGCGGAGGATGTGAAGAACCTGATAGAGGAAGTACAGAAGAGAGTCAGGGAGAAATTCGGCGTCACACTTGAGCCGGAAGTGAAATTCCTGGGTGAGTTCTGA
- the rapZ gene encoding RNase adapter RapZ encodes MRFVIVTGMSGAGKSTALKMLEDMEYFCVDNLPILLIEKFAQLVKDGSSGEIERVAVGVDIRSGKALSELEQVLERLRLPGFQLEILFLDADDKTLVKRYKETRRSHPLSGNGRVDEGIKLERSRLAFLREFSDYILDTSQLLTRELKEELEKIFVENQKFKNLMITVLSFGFKYGIPGDSDLVFDVRFLPNPYYIEGMRFLSGNDKPVSDYVMGFDLAQEFSDKLEDMLRFLIPNYISEGKSQLVVSIGCTGGKHRSVTLANELYRRLKKSEEYGIRIEHRDIEKDAKKCHSPEA; translated from the coding sequence ATGCGTTTTGTAATTGTGACGGGAATGTCAGGTGCCGGTAAGAGTACGGCCCTGAAGATGTTGGAAGACATGGAATATTTTTGTGTGGATAACCTCCCGATACTCCTGATAGAAAAGTTTGCTCAACTGGTAAAGGACGGAAGTTCAGGAGAGATAGAGCGTGTGGCTGTAGGTGTGGATATCAGAAGCGGCAAGGCTTTAAGTGAACTGGAGCAGGTTCTGGAGAGGCTGCGGCTGCCGGGATTCCAGCTGGAGATCCTGTTTTTAGATGCGGATGACAAGACTCTGGTAAAGCGCTACAAGGAGACACGGCGCTCTCATCCTCTTTCCGGCAACGGAAGGGTAGATGAGGGGATCAAACTGGAACGGAGCAGACTGGCTTTTCTGCGTGAATTTTCGGATTATATCCTGGATACCAGCCAGCTTCTCACCAGAGAGCTGAAGGAAGAGCTGGAAAAGATTTTTGTGGAGAACCAGAAGTTTAAGAACTTGATGATCACAGTTCTCTCCTTTGGGTTCAAGTACGGAATCCCCGGTGATTCTGATCTGGTTTTTGATGTGAGGTTTCTGCCAAACCCATATTATATAGAAGGAATGCGTTTTTTAAGCGGCAATGATAAACCGGTCAGTGACTATGTGATGGGCTTTGATCTGGCACAGGAGTTTTCCGATAAACTGGAGGATATGCTGCGTTTCCTGATCCCGAACTACATATCCGAAGGCAAATCCCAGCTTGTGGTTTCCATCGGATGTACCGGCGGCAAACACCGCAGTGTGACTCTGGCCAATGAACTATACAGACGGCTGAAAAAGTCAGAAGAATACGGGATACGGATCGAACATAGAGATATAGAAAAGGATGCGAAGAAATGTCATTCTCCGGAAGCGTAA